The genomic DNA TCGCGCTGGCCACCGCGGCGACGGTCCGGCACGCGGCGCACCGGCCGGACCACGCGGCCAACTCCCCGCCGCCGCCCCACCCCTCGCAGGTGGCCCGGTTCTCCTACCAGGGCCCGTCCGCGCAGGACCCGCAGGCCTTCGCCTTCCGCCTCTCGGCGCACAACGACGGGCCGGTGCCGCTGGAGCTGCTGGGGATCAGCCAGGGCTACCGCGGGCTGCGGCTGGAGGTGACGGGTTCGCTGCCCCGCACCCTGGCGCCGGACGGGGACGCCCTCCTGCTGGTCACGCTGCGGGTGACCGACTGCTCGGCGGCGCCGGCGGAGGCCTCACTGCCTTACCTGGATGTAACGCTGCGTAACACGCGCGCCATGCAGACCGTCAGCCAGATCCTCGGCGCGGCCTACGCGCGCGACCTGTCCGCGAGCATCCGTCTGGCCTGCCCGGATTCCCGATATTCGGACGCACGCGACCAGTGATCCCCACCCGAACACTGCAGTTCGATTATCGGACATTCGTTGCGTGACCAGGGCTTTGGCCTGCAAGCGCATTCGGAGAGTGAGACGGAGCCCGGAATCACGGGCCCCAGGAGGGTCGGATGACCACCATGTGAGATTTCTTCAGGGGGTACTCATAACAAGAGAATCACAGCATGTCCGGACCCACTGCCCGACGCGGCAAAGCCGGTTTAGAGTCACGGCCAGTCACCGCGCCAACCGAGTGGGCCCCTGGCCCAGCGCGCGACCCGGCACCGCCATCACAGGGCGCGGTGCTTTCCTGATCCAGAAGGGGACCCTCGTGCGTAAGAGTTCACTGATTGTCGTGGGCATTGCAGTCACCGGAGCGCTCACCCTCTCCGCCTGCGGCTCGCGCGGTGAGAAGTCCGGCTCCGAGAACGCCGGCGGCACCACGAAGGTCGTCATCGGCGTCGACGCCCCGCTCACCGGCAAGCTGTCCGCCCTCGGCCTCGGCATCAAGAACTCGGCCGACCTGGCCGTCCAGAAGGCCAACAAGGACAAGGTCGTTCCCGGCGTCACCTTCGAGCTCGAGGCCCTGGACGACCAGGCCAACCCGACCTCGGGCCAGCAGAACGCCACCAAGTTCGTCGGCGAGAAGAACGTCGTCGGCGTGGTCGGCCCGCTGAACTCCTCCGTCTCGCTGACCATGCAGAAGGTCTTCAACGACGGCAAGCTCGCCCAGGTCTCGCCAGCCAACACCAACCCGCAGCTGAGCCTCGGCCCGGACTGGGGCACCGGCAAGTTCACCCGCCCGTACGCCTCGTACTTCCGCACCGCCACCACCGACGTGGTCCAGGGCAAGTTCGCCGCCCAGTACCTCTTCAACGACGCCAAGAAGACCAAGGTCTTCGTCATCGACGACAAGAAGACCTACGGCGCGGGCCTCGCGAACATCTTCCAGGAGGAGTTCAAGAAGCTCGGCGGCACCGTGGTCGGCACCGAGCACATCAACCCGGACGACAAGGACTTCTCGGCGGTCGCCACCAAGGTCAAGTCCTCCGGCGCCGACTCGGTCTACTACGGCGGCGAGTACCCCGAGGGCGGCCCGCTCTCCGACCAGATCAAGAAGGCCGGCGCCGCCGTCCCGCTGTTCGGCGGCGACGGCCTGTACGACGACGAGTTCATCAAGCTGTCGAACAACAACAGCAACGGCGACCTCGCCACCTCGGTCGGCGCCCCGGTCGAGGAGCTGCCCGACGCGAAGACCTTCATCGCGGACTACAAGGCGGCCGGCTACAAGGAGCCCTACGCGGCCTACGGCGGCTACTCCTACGACGCCGCCTGGTCGGTCATCGAGGCCGTCAAGGCCGTCGTCGCCGCCAACAACGGCAAGGTGCCGGACGACATCCGCGCCAAGGTCGTCGAGGCCATGGGCAAGGTCTCCTTCAACGGCGTCACCGGCAAGGTCTCCTTCGACCAGTACGGCGACACCAGCAACAAGCAGCTGACGGTCTACACCGTCAAGGACAACAAGTGGGCCTCCGTGAAGAGCGGCACCTACACCGGCTGATCCGTCTGACGGACACCAAGCGCTAGTCCGGGCGGGGGGCGCCAAGAGCGCCCCCCGCCTTTCCCATACCCCCCAACACGGAGGCTGCGGTGCACGAACTGCCGCAAAACCTGGCCAACGGCCTGATGCTCGGGCTGATGTACGGCCTGATCGCCGTCGGCTACACGATGGTCTACGGCATCGTCCAGCTCATCAACTTCGCCCATGGCGAGATCTTCATGATCGGCGGCTTCGGCGCGCTGACCGCCTACATGGCACTGCCCTCGGGCACCTCGCTCTGGGTGGCCCTCCCCATCATGATCATCGGTGGCGTGATCGCCTCCGTCCTGGTGGCCACCGGCGCCGAGCGCTTCGCGTACCGCCCGCTGCGCAGCGCCCCCCGACTGGCCCCGCTGATCACCGCGATCGGCCTCTCGCTGGCCCTCCAGCAGTTGGTCTGGGCCTTCTACCCGAACGCCAAGAAGGCGCTCACCTTCCCGCAGTTCGCCGGCGGCCCGATCGAGTTCGGCGCCTTCCACCTGCAGCGCAACGACCTCTTCCTGCTGATCGCCGCGCCGCTCTGCATGATCATCCTGGCCAGCTTCGTCCGCCTCACCCGCACCGGCCGCGCCATGCAGGCCACCGCGCAGGACCCGGACACCGCCAAGCTGATGGGCATCAACACCGACCGCATCATCGTGATCGCCTTCGCCCTCGGCGCCGCCTTCGCGGCCGTCGCGGCCGTCGCGCACGGCCTCCGCTACGGCCAGGTCGACTTCATGATGGGCTTCATGGCCGGCATGAAGGCCTTCACCGCGGCCGTCCTCGGCGGCATCGGCAACATCTACGGCGCGATGCTCGGCGGGCTGGTCCTCGGCGTCGCCGAGGCCGTCGCCACCGCGTACATCCAGAACGTCCCCGGCATGCACCAGCTCGGCGGCGCCGCCTGGGCCAACGTGTGGGCGTTCGTCCTTCTCATCGTCGTTCTGCTCGTCAGGCCCCAGGGCCTGCTGGGCGAGCGCGTCGCAGACCGGGCGTGAGGCAGATGACCACCACCACCCACGAGACCACGCCCGTCCTCCCCCTCCCGGAGGGCGTCGCCAAGGCCGTCACCATCGCCGGCGGCGTCATCGCCGCCGCCTCCGCGATGATGTCCTGGACCTGGACGGACGAGTTCCCCGGCGACCTCACCTACTACGGCTCCCCGGCCGGCCTGCAGTGGCTCGCCCTGGTCGGCGGCGCCCTCACCGCCCTGCTGGCGCTCGCCGCCCACGGCGCCCCCGGCTTCCGCTGGATGAGCCCCTCCGGTTCCAAGAACGGCATCCTGTTCGCCGCCACCGGCACCCTCGCCGTCTGCTGGTACTCGGTGATCGCCATCTCCGTCCAGCTCGGCGGCCTCGCCAACCTGGAGCCCGGCGGCTTCGTCGCCGCGGCCGGCTCGCTGATCGCCGTCCTCGGCGCCCTCGGCCTGCCGCTCGACCGCCGCACCAACGTCAAGCACCCGCCGCTGGCCTGGTGGTGGTTCGCGATCGCGGCCGCCTCCGTGGTCTTCCGGATCGGCCTGGACCAGGGCTTCGCGCTGACCGTCATCCCCGACGGCATCGAGGAGATCTTCACCACCAACACCTGGTTCTTCGTCGCCCTGCCCGCGGTGATCCTGCTCGTCGCGGGCCTGAAGCTCGCCGACCAGTGGCTGCGCATCGGCCGGATCGAGCGCCCGCTCGCCGCGCCGGCCCCGCTGGCCTCCTGGCTCGAGATCCTGCTGATCATCGCGGTCTTCGCGGTCGGCCTGGTCGCCGCCACCTTCGGCATCTCCGCCGAGGACGGCGAACTCTTCATCGGCTACCTGCTGCTGGTCGCCTTCACCACCGCCGCGCTCAACGCCTCCGGGCTGCTGCTGCGCCTGCGCGACCTGACCAGCAAGCACCGCACCGTCACCACCGGCGCGGCCTTCGCCGCCGCGGCCGCCTTCCCGTTCACCCAGAGCAGCGACGTCTACACGCTGATCGGCGTCAACATCCTGATCTTCGCGACCGTCGCCCTCGGCCTGAACATCGTGGTCGGCCTGGCCGGCCTGCTCGACCTCGGCTACGTCGCCTTCCTCGGCGTCGGCGCCTACGCGGCCGCGCTGGTCTCCGGCTCGCAGTTCTCGGTCTTCCGCGGCCTGCACCTCCCCTTCCCCGTCGCCGTCCTGATCGGTGCCGCCGCGGCCCTGGTCTTCGGCGTGGTCATCGGCGCGCCGACCCTCCGACTGCGCGGCGACTACCTCGCCATCGTCACCCTCGGCTTCGGTGAGATCTTCCGGATCTCGATGAACAACCTCGACGGCACCTCCGGCCCGAGCCTCACCAACGGCCCCAACGGCGTCGCCGCCATCCCGGACGTCTCGCTGTTCGGCTTCGACTTCGGCCAGCCGCACGACATCCTGGGCTTCCAGCTCGGCAAGTTCGGCAACTACCTGCTGCTGATGCTGATCGTCACCGCGATCGTCGTCACCGTCTTCACCCGGGTCGCCGACTCCCGGATCGGCCGCGCCTGGGTCGCCATCCGCGAGGACGAGACCGCCGCCGAGGCCATGGGCATCAACGGCTTCAAGGTCAAGCTGATCGCCTTCGCGCTCGGCGCCACCCTGGCCGGCCTGGCCGGCGCCGTCCAGGCCCACGTGGCCAGCGCCGTCTCGCCCGACCAGTACCTGTTCGCCGGCGCCGTCCCGCCGAACTCCGCCTTCCTGCTCGCCGCGGTCATCCTCGGCGGCATGGGCACCGTCAGCGGCCCGCTCGTCGGCACCGCGCTGCTCTTCCTGATCCCGGCCAAGCTCCAGTTCCTGCAGGACTACCAGCTGCTCGCCTTCGGCATCGCGCTGATCCTGCTGATGCGCTTCCGCCCGGAGGGCATCATCGCCAACCGGCGGCAGAAGCTGGAGTTCCACGAGGCGGACATCCCCGCCCAGTCCGCGCCGGCCGACGCACTCACCAAGGCAGGGGCGTGAACACCCAGATGACCACCGACACCGCCCCCACCACCACGACCGGCGCGCCGGTCCTGGAGGCCTCCGGCGTCGTGATGCGCTTCGGCGGCCTCACCGCGGTCAACAACGTCGACCTGACCGTCCGCGAGGGCGAGATCGTCGGCCTGATCGGCCCCAACGGCGCCGGCAAGACCACCTTCTTCAACTGCCTCACCGGCCTGTACGTCCCCACCGAGGGCACGGTGAAGTACAAGGGCACGGTCCTGCCGCCCAAGCCGAACCTGGTCACCGAGGCCGGCATCGCCCGCACCTTCCAGAACATCCGGCTGTTCGCCAACATGACCGTCCTGGAGAACGTCCTGGTCGGCCGGCACACCCGCACCAAGGAAGGCCTCTTCTCGGCCATCCTGCGCGGCCCCGGCTACAAGCGCGCCGAGGCCGAGAGCCGCGAGAAGGCCATGGAACTCCTCGAGTTCTGCGGCCTCGCCCACAAGGCCGAGCACCTCTCACGCAACCTCCCCTACGGCGAGCAGCGCAAGCTGGAGATCGCCCGCGCGCTCGCCAGCGAGCCCGGCCTGCTCCTCCTCGACGAGCCCACCGCCGGCATGAACCCCCAGGAGACCAACGCCGCCGAGGAGCTGGTCTTCGCGATCCGCGACAAGGGCATCGCGATCCTGGTCATCGAGCACGACATGAAGTTCATCTTCAACCTGTGCGACCGCACCGCCGTCCTGGTCCAGGGCCAGAAGATCGTCGAGGGCGACAAGGAGACCGTCCAGAACGACGAGCGGGTCATCACCGCCTACCTCGGCGCCCCGCTCGAAGGAACCACCGCAGGCACGGAGGACGACCAGTGACCGCTCTGCTCGAGGTCGACGACCTCCGCGTCTCCTACGGCAAGATCGAGGCCGTCAAGGGCATCAGCTTCAAGGTCAACCAGGGCGAGGTCACCACCCTGATCGGCACCAACGGCGCCGGCAAGACCACCACCCTGCGCACCCTCTCCGGCCTGCTGAAGCCCACCGCCGGCAGCGTCACCTTCGACGGCGAACCGCTCAACACGGTCCCCGCCCACAAGATCGTGTCGCTCGGCCTCGCCCACTCCCCCGAGGGCCGGCACATCTTCCCGCGGATGACCATCGAGGAGAACCTCCTCCTCGGCGCCTTCCTCCGCAAGGACACCGCCGGCATCGCCGAGGACGTCGAGCGCGCCTACACGCTCTTCCCCATCCTCGGCGAACGCCGCAAGCAGGCCGCCGGCACCCTGTCCGGCGGCGAGCAGCAGATGCTCGCCATGGGCCGCGCCCTGATGTCCAAGCCCAAGCTGCTCATGCTGGACGAGCCCTCCATGGGCCTGTCTCCGCTGATGATGCAGAAGATCATGGCGACCATCGTCGAGCTCAAGGCCTCCGGCATGACCATCCTGCTCGTCGAGCAGAACGCGCAGGCCGCGCTCTCGCTCTCCGACCAGGGCTACGTCATGCAGACCGGCCACATCGTGCTCAACGGCACCGGTGCGGACCTGCTGCGCGACGAATCCGTCCGCAAGTCCTACCTCGGCGAGGACTGACACCCCCGCAGTGACACGCGAGAGCCCCGCCGATCCCCCCGGACCGGCGGGGCTCTCCCGCTCCGTCCCCCGCTGCCCCCCGCGTCAGTCGATGACGCAGTCCGCCGCCTTCACGTCCTCCGGACACGGGAACCGCCCCACCGACTTCGCGAACTCCACCCCCGCCACCGCCGTCGACAGCGGCACCTGCTGCTGCCACAGCGCACTGCGGGCGATCGCCTCCCAGCCCGACAGCCCCAGCGGCGGCCGGTCCCGGGTCACCGTGATCGGCGGACCCGACTGCCCCGCGTACTGGTCCAGCGTCGCGTTCGCCGCCACGATCTGCACGAAGTCGCCGTTCGACCGCTCGACCTTCACGCCCTGGTCGTACAGGCCCACCACGTCCGTCCCGGTGATGTAACTCGTCATCACCGCGCCGTCCGGCAGGGTCGTCTCCCGGCACATCGGCTTCTCCGACCCGGCCCGCCGCGGCCCCTCGTCCGAGCTGCCGGTCCACGTCGCACAGGAGAACCCGCCGCCCGGGATCCGCACGCTCCGGCCGAGCGTCA from Kitasatospora terrestris includes the following:
- a CDS encoding branched-chain amino acid ABC transporter substrate-binding protein, with translation MRKSSLIVVGIAVTGALTLSACGSRGEKSGSENAGGTTKVVIGVDAPLTGKLSALGLGIKNSADLAVQKANKDKVVPGVTFELEALDDQANPTSGQQNATKFVGEKNVVGVVGPLNSSVSLTMQKVFNDGKLAQVSPANTNPQLSLGPDWGTGKFTRPYASYFRTATTDVVQGKFAAQYLFNDAKKTKVFVIDDKKTYGAGLANIFQEEFKKLGGTVVGTEHINPDDKDFSAVATKVKSSGADSVYYGGEYPEGGPLSDQIKKAGAAVPLFGGDGLYDDEFIKLSNNNSNGDLATSVGAPVEELPDAKTFIADYKAAGYKEPYAAYGGYSYDAAWSVIEAVKAVVAANNGKVPDDIRAKVVEAMGKVSFNGVTGKVSFDQYGDTSNKQLTVYTVKDNKWASVKSGTYTG
- a CDS encoding branched-chain amino acid ABC transporter permease, with amino-acid sequence MHELPQNLANGLMLGLMYGLIAVGYTMVYGIVQLINFAHGEIFMIGGFGALTAYMALPSGTSLWVALPIMIIGGVIASVLVATGAERFAYRPLRSAPRLAPLITAIGLSLALQQLVWAFYPNAKKALTFPQFAGGPIEFGAFHLQRNDLFLLIAAPLCMIILASFVRLTRTGRAMQATAQDPDTAKLMGINTDRIIVIAFALGAAFAAVAAVAHGLRYGQVDFMMGFMAGMKAFTAAVLGGIGNIYGAMLGGLVLGVAEAVATAYIQNVPGMHQLGGAAWANVWAFVLLIVVLLVRPQGLLGERVADRA
- a CDS encoding branched-chain amino acid ABC transporter permease — encoded protein: MTTTTHETTPVLPLPEGVAKAVTIAGGVIAAASAMMSWTWTDEFPGDLTYYGSPAGLQWLALVGGALTALLALAAHGAPGFRWMSPSGSKNGILFAATGTLAVCWYSVIAISVQLGGLANLEPGGFVAAAGSLIAVLGALGLPLDRRTNVKHPPLAWWWFAIAAASVVFRIGLDQGFALTVIPDGIEEIFTTNTWFFVALPAVILLVAGLKLADQWLRIGRIERPLAAPAPLASWLEILLIIAVFAVGLVAATFGISAEDGELFIGYLLLVAFTTAALNASGLLLRLRDLTSKHRTVTTGAAFAAAAAFPFTQSSDVYTLIGVNILIFATVALGLNIVVGLAGLLDLGYVAFLGVGAYAAALVSGSQFSVFRGLHLPFPVAVLIGAAAALVFGVVIGAPTLRLRGDYLAIVTLGFGEIFRISMNNLDGTSGPSLTNGPNGVAAIPDVSLFGFDFGQPHDILGFQLGKFGNYLLLMLIVTAIVVTVFTRVADSRIGRAWVAIREDETAAEAMGINGFKVKLIAFALGATLAGLAGAVQAHVASAVSPDQYLFAGAVPPNSAFLLAAVILGGMGTVSGPLVGTALLFLIPAKLQFLQDYQLLAFGIALILLMRFRPEGIIANRRQKLEFHEADIPAQSAPADALTKAGA
- a CDS encoding ABC transporter ATP-binding protein; translated protein: MTTDTAPTTTTGAPVLEASGVVMRFGGLTAVNNVDLTVREGEIVGLIGPNGAGKTTFFNCLTGLYVPTEGTVKYKGTVLPPKPNLVTEAGIARTFQNIRLFANMTVLENVLVGRHTRTKEGLFSAILRGPGYKRAEAESREKAMELLEFCGLAHKAEHLSRNLPYGEQRKLEIARALASEPGLLLLDEPTAGMNPQETNAAEELVFAIRDKGIAILVIEHDMKFIFNLCDRTAVLVQGQKIVEGDKETVQNDERVITAYLGAPLEGTTAGTEDDQ
- a CDS encoding ABC transporter ATP-binding protein, coding for MTALLEVDDLRVSYGKIEAVKGISFKVNQGEVTTLIGTNGAGKTTTLRTLSGLLKPTAGSVTFDGEPLNTVPAHKIVSLGLAHSPEGRHIFPRMTIEENLLLGAFLRKDTAGIAEDVERAYTLFPILGERRKQAAGTLSGGEQQMLAMGRALMSKPKLLMLDEPSMGLSPLMMQKIMATIVELKASGMTILLVEQNAQAALSLSDQGYVMQTGHIVLNGTGADLLRDESVRKSYLGED